A stretch of Blautia liquoris DNA encodes these proteins:
- a CDS encoding MFS transporter: MNMEKRSKTQNLLLMITLFISTASIMGDCVVGVVTSVLYKQYDAWAVNLMISGPSIAGLIMCPLAGRMCDKMDKKKIMLVGYILYAISAISGVAVDNQIYIIVMRFVATGISYGLTSTAALGIIAECYADEEFRGKVIGWYNAAMALIGGVMGLIAGVLGARDWKLAWAVNWFAVPVILMILFFVPACPPIHTSEVPADGENVKKGTDTKAKGEKGWYKPLIPLLASFFVMGLCYYTIITMMDLYVADNQLGTSAFTGLLGTVGTVGSFIACSAFGYVYKKLQDKSAIPSYLIMAVSFLLLGLFPSKPMALITCTIMGAAWGNAYSYWWMRCTVVVPENMAGTAIGITGTINSICGFPVPYIFLFLKGLMNTGNSARVFPVYAVVSLVVAVTASDIISKVRGRQQVRKRAQLIEEKQNNPEKKEKCCKLRM, from the coding sequence ATGAACATGGAAAAGCGATCGAAAACTCAGAATCTGTTGTTGATGATTACGTTGTTCATCAGCACAGCCAGCATCATGGGAGACTGTGTTGTGGGGGTCGTAACATCCGTACTATATAAGCAATACGATGCCTGGGCGGTTAATCTGATGATCTCAGGACCCAGTATCGCAGGATTGATTATGTGCCCGCTTGCCGGGCGTATGTGTGACAAGATGGATAAAAAGAAAATCATGCTTGTCGGGTACATACTATATGCCATATCCGCAATCAGCGGGGTGGCAGTCGATAACCAGATCTACATCATTGTGATGCGTTTTGTGGCAACCGGAATATCGTATGGCCTGACAAGTACGGCTGCCCTGGGAATCATCGCAGAATGTTATGCAGATGAGGAATTCCGGGGAAAGGTCATCGGATGGTACAACGCGGCGATGGCCCTGATCGGAGGAGTCATGGGGTTAATCGCCGGCGTACTCGGAGCCAGAGACTGGAAACTTGCCTGGGCGGTCAACTGGTTTGCAGTGCCGGTCATCCTCATGATCCTGTTCTTCGTGCCGGCTTGTCCGCCGATCCACACATCGGAGGTTCCGGCGGATGGCGAAAATGTCAAAAAGGGGACGGATACGAAGGCAAAAGGTGAAAAAGGCTGGTATAAGCCGCTGATACCACTTCTGGCGTCATTCTTCGTGATGGGACTATGCTACTATACCATCATCACGATGATGGATCTGTATGTGGCCGACAATCAGCTCGGAACTTCGGCGTTTACTGGACTTCTCGGCACCGTGGGAACGGTAGGATCCTTTATCGCCTGTTCGGCCTTTGGCTACGTATACAAAAAACTGCAGGACAAAAGCGCCATACCGTCGTATCTGATCATGGCCGTATCATTTCTTTTGCTAGGACTGTTCCCATCGAAGCCGATGGCACTTATCACCTGTACAATTATGGGTGCAGCCTGGGGAAATGCTTATTCATATTGGTGGATGCGATGTACGGTTGTGGTGCCGGAAAATATGGCGGGAACGGCAATCGGGATCACGGGAACCATCAATTCCATCTGTGGATTCCCGGTTCCATACATTTTCCTGTTTCTGAAAGGACTGATGAATACCGGCAATTCCGCAAGGGTATTCCCTGTGTATGCGGTGGTCAGTCTGGTTGTGGCAGTCACCGCATCGGATATCATATCAAAGGTGCGAGGGCGGCAGCAAGTGCGTAAAAGAGCGCAACTGATCGAGGAGAAACAGAATAACCCAGAGAAAAAAGAGAAGTGCTGCAAGTTAAGAATGTAG
- a CDS encoding uroporphyrinogen decarboxylase family protein produces MLTKRQNLLETIHGGHPDRFVNQYEFIHIILADPLGITEPYPEYGQTNIKNGWGVTMSWPEGTPGPFPVHDNAHKVVKDIEEWEQVVKAPNLNFPESLWETAIAEAESVNRQEQFTAPFIAPGIFEKTHNLMGIEEALINLYEEPEKMHDLIKYLTEWELEYARTLCDHLHPDAIFHHDDWGSQKSTFFSRDMFQEFFLDAYKEIYGYYRERGVELIVHHSDSYAATLVPDMIDMGVDIWQGVMTTNNIPELIKNYGKEISFMGGINSATVDHPGWTREEVHQEVERACREYGSLYFIPNTTQGLAMSTFEGVYDAVSEEIDQMSKKMIKASN; encoded by the coding sequence ATGCTTACGAAAAGACAGAATCTTCTTGAGACAATTCATGGAGGACATCCGGATCGATTTGTCAATCAGTATGAATTTATTCATATCATACTGGCTGACCCGCTTGGGATTACGGAGCCTTATCCGGAATATGGTCAGACAAACATCAAAAACGGATGGGGTGTGACCATGTCCTGGCCGGAGGGAACGCCGGGGCCGTTTCCGGTACACGATAATGCACACAAAGTAGTGAAAGACATCGAAGAATGGGAACAGGTCGTAAAAGCCCCGAATCTCAACTTTCCGGAAAGTCTGTGGGAGACAGCAATCGCGGAAGCAGAAAGTGTGAATCGCCAAGAACAGTTCACTGCACCATTTATTGCACCCGGTATATTTGAGAAAACACATAACCTGATGGGGATTGAGGAAGCCCTGATCAATCTGTACGAGGAACCGGAGAAGATGCATGATCTGATCAAATATCTGACAGAGTGGGAACTGGAATATGCGAGAACACTGTGTGATCATCTGCACCCCGATGCCATCTTCCACCACGATGACTGGGGAAGCCAGAAGTCAACATTTTTCTCGAGAGACATGTTCCAGGAATTTTTCCTGGACGCATATAAAGAGATTTACGGATACTACAGAGAACGCGGCGTTGAACTGATTGTCCATCACTCAGATTCCTATGCGGCGACATTGGTTCCCGATATGATTGATATGGGAGTCGACATCTGGCAGGGCGTCATGACTACGAATAATATTCCAGAGCTGATAAAAAATTATGGCAAAGAAATCTCATTTATGGGCGGAATCAACTCGGCGACCGTCGATCATCCGGGCTGGACAAGAGAAGAAGTCCATCAGGAAGTCGAAAGAGCCTGCCGTGAATACGGTAGCCTGTACTTTATTCCGAATACCACGCAAGGACTTGCGATGTCTACCTTTGAAGGAGTCTACGATGCTGTCTCGGAGGAGATCGATCAGATGAGTAAAAAGATGATCAAGGCTTCGAATTAA
- the hydA gene encoding dihydropyrimidinase — protein sequence MIKLVKHGMIATESEVFEGDILIEDEKIRAVGHDLPEKDVDEVIDAAGKYVMPGAVDVHTHMDLQSGAYRAVDDFYDGTVAAACGGTTTIVDHMAFGPVGCSLWHQVKEYHRLADDKAVIDYGFHGVIQHVNDSVLKEMGEIAKKEGITSFKIYMTYDFMLKDDEIYQVLKQAKEDGIVIAVHCENDGVINYLRKKYVEEGCTQPKYHPLSRPARCEAEAIDRMLHISAMAGEAPLYIVHLSSKEGLLEVMKAKANHQKHFAAETCTQYLTLTDDIYQDPQEGLKAIMSPPLRKKEDNEALWQALTDNVIDTVGTDHCPFNFKKEKQAGANDFTKTPAGAPGVEERVRVMFSEGVVKGRITMPQMVKYLCTNPCRMYGLYPEKGTLLPGYDADLVILDPNKERTLTHADMHSAVDYTCYEGFHVKGDIDLVMQRGNVIVKDNKFLGKRGDGKYLKRHKSVLAEYDD from the coding sequence ATGATAAAATTAGTGAAACATGGAATGATAGCCACGGAATCTGAAGTCTTTGAAGGAGATATCCTGATCGAAGATGAGAAAATCAGAGCCGTCGGACACGATCTGCCCGAGAAGGATGTGGATGAGGTAATTGATGCCGCCGGCAAATACGTGATGCCCGGTGCCGTGGATGTTCACACGCATATGGATCTTCAATCAGGTGCATACCGTGCGGTGGATGACTTTTATGACGGAACTGTTGCGGCGGCATGTGGCGGAACTACGACAATTGTAGATCATATGGCATTTGGTCCGGTTGGCTGCAGCCTCTGGCATCAGGTGAAAGAATATCACAGACTCGCCGATGACAAGGCCGTGATTGATTACGGTTTCCACGGTGTGATCCAACACGTCAATGATTCTGTTTTGAAAGAGATGGGAGAGATTGCAAAAAAAGAAGGAATCACCAGCTTTAAGATCTATATGACCTATGATTTTATGCTGAAAGACGATGAAATCTACCAGGTCTTGAAACAAGCGAAGGAAGACGGAATCGTTATAGCCGTTCACTGTGAAAATGACGGCGTCATCAATTATCTCAGGAAAAAGTATGTGGAGGAGGGCTGTACACAGCCAAAATACCATCCCTTAAGCCGTCCGGCGCGCTGCGAGGCAGAGGCAATCGACCGGATGCTGCATATATCTGCAATGGCCGGCGAGGCACCACTGTACATCGTGCATCTGTCCAGCAAAGAGGGACTTCTCGAGGTCATGAAAGCAAAGGCAAATCACCAGAAACACTTTGCAGCAGAGACCTGCACACAGTATCTGACACTCACAGATGATATATATCAGGATCCTCAGGAGGGCTTAAAAGCCATCATGTCCCCGCCGCTTCGCAAAAAAGAGGACAATGAGGCCCTGTGGCAGGCGCTGACCGACAATGTCATCGATACCGTCGGAACCGACCACTGCCCATTCAACTTCAAGAAAGAAAAACAGGCCGGCGCAAATGACTTTACAAAGACACCGGCCGGAGCACCAGGCGTGGAAGAGAGAGTCCGCGTCATGTTCTCAGAAGGTGTAGTAAAGGGAAGAATTACGATGCCTCAGATGGTCAAATATCTCTGCACCAACCCATGCCGCATGTATGGGCTTTATCCCGAGAAGGGCACCCTCCTTCCCGGGTACGATGCAGATCTTGTCATCCTTGATCCGAACAAAGAACGCACCCTCACCCATGCCGACATGCACAGTGCCGTGGATTACACCTGCTACGAAGGTTTCCATGTAAAAGGCGATATCGACCTCGTGATGCAGCGTGGAAACGTCATTGTCAAAGACAACAAATTCCTCGGAAAACGAGGAGACGGAAAATATCTGAAACGTCATAAGAGCGTATTAGCCGAGTACGATGACTGA
- a CDS encoding carbohydrate ABC transporter permease: MQNKRKVQHLIIHILLIIGVAATIVPFIWMVFTSFKTTGEAMAIPPTIFPKKFRMDAYKKIIHSLPFAKVYLNTFISTIVTVVGQVVICTMAAYAFARLEFPGKNVIFIVILSILMVPGQIFLVPQYMVIMKMGLLDTLPALFLPNLFSAFGTFMMRQFFMTIPKELEEAAILDGCNQFQIFGRIMVPLVKSGLSALIIFTAKFAWNDFMWPLIVNTSPEKMTLGPSLSTLQGQYTTDYPAQMAGAVMAVIPMIVMFFVFQKQFVEGVAQSGIKG; encoded by the coding sequence TTGCAGAATAAAAGAAAAGTCCAGCACCTAATCATACACATCCTGCTGATCATCGGTGTTGCCGCTACAATTGTACCATTTATCTGGATGGTCTTTACTTCTTTCAAGACGACGGGAGAGGCGATGGCAATTCCGCCCACCATATTCCCGAAGAAATTCAGGATGGATGCTTACAAAAAGATTATCCATTCCCTGCCCTTTGCAAAAGTATACCTGAATACATTTATATCGACGATTGTAACCGTTGTAGGTCAGGTGGTTATCTGTACGATGGCAGCATATGCCTTCGCCAGACTGGAATTTCCTGGAAAGAATGTAATCTTCATCGTGATCCTGTCAATCCTGATGGTGCCGGGACAGATTTTCCTGGTTCCCCAGTACATGGTAATTATGAAGATGGGATTGCTGGACACACTGCCGGCGCTCTTCCTGCCAAATCTGTTCAGTGCGTTCGGAACCTTCATGATGCGTCAGTTCTTTATGACAATCCCAAAAGAACTGGAAGAAGCAGCGATACTGGATGGATGTAATCAATTCCAGATCTTTGGACGGATCATGGTGCCGCTTGTAAAATCAGGACTCTCCGCATTAATCATCTTCACGGCAAAATTTGCGTGGAATGATTTTATGTGGCCGCTGATTGTCAACACATCACCGGAGAAAATGACACTGGGGCCTTCCCTTTCTACGCTGCAGGGACAATATACCACCGACTATCCGGCACAGATGGCAGGAGCCGTCATGGCCGTGATACCGATGATCGTAATGTTCTTCGTCTTCCAGAAACAATTCGTTGAAGGCGTGGCACAGTCGGGAATCAAAGGATAA